Proteins encoded by one window of Maliibacterium massiliense:
- the nrdG gene encoding anaerobic ribonucleoside-triphosphate reductase activating protein encodes MCETLRVAGIVDDAITDGPGLRLSVFVQGCPHHCTGCHNPQTWPFAGGQEMVVADILARLRKNPLLSGLTLSGGEPFCQPAPLARLARAAKEEGYEVACYTGYTFEQLLGMRGAHVRALLEAVDVLVDGPFVQARRNIDLRFRGSDNQRILNVPASLARGAAVLEQSPRWRGE; translated from the coding sequence ATGTGTGAGACGCTGCGCGTGGCGGGCATCGTGGACGATGCCATCACAGACGGCCCGGGTTTGCGTTTAAGCGTGTTTGTACAGGGCTGCCCCCACCATTGCACCGGCTGCCATAACCCGCAGACGTGGCCGTTTGCGGGCGGGCAGGAGATGGTTGTGGCGGATATACTAGCCCGTCTGCGCAAAAACCCCCTGCTCTCGGGGCTGACGCTGAGCGGCGGGGAGCCGTTCTGCCAGCCGGCCCCCCTGGCGCGCCTGGCGCGCGCGGCCAAAGAGGAAGGCTACGAGGTGGCCTGCTACACGGGCTACACCTTTGAGCAGCTGCTGGGCATGCGGGGCGCGCATGTGCGCGCGCTGCTGGAGGCCGTGGACGTGCTGGTGGACGGCCCCTTTGTGCAAGCGCGGCGCAATATCGATCTGCGCTTTCGCGGCTCGGATAACCAGCGCATCCTCAACGTGCCCGCCTCCTTGGCCAGGGGGGCGGCCGTGCTGGAGCAGAGCCCTCGCTGGCGGGGGGAATAA
- a CDS encoding TIGR02206 family membrane protein gives MDFFKPAAALDPSRAFPMFGAGHIALLALVALGVTLALRAVKKLPADRAWRVLCIAAVAVPVLEFSHTLWMYFCGTTQIVKLLPLHLCAMQSIFIPLAVLSKKDVFREFIYATSVLGGAFGILFPAGVADAYPLWHYQSIQTVLLHSLLIFVPLALITTGTFRPDVRRFPRVLCIFLCVALAAALVDFGFGQNYMFLNLPPEGTPLVWIYNTLGRPAYLLTTFLLLAGMSIAMYIPFWPKARGVAAQEEGAQEGRAVNRR, from the coding sequence ATGGATTTTTTCAAGCCTGCCGCGGCACTGGACCCATCGCGGGCGTTCCCCATGTTCGGCGCGGGGCACATCGCGCTGCTTGCGCTGGTGGCGCTGGGGGTGACGCTGGCGCTGCGCGCGGTGAAAAAGCTGCCCGCTGATCGGGCATGGCGCGTGCTGTGCATCGCGGCCGTGGCCGTGCCGGTGCTGGAATTCTCCCACACCCTTTGGATGTATTTTTGCGGCACCACGCAGATCGTCAAACTGCTGCCGCTGCACCTGTGTGCGATGCAGAGCATCTTTATCCCCCTTGCGGTGCTGAGCAAAAAGGATGTGTTTCGCGAGTTTATCTACGCCACGTCCGTGTTGGGCGGCGCGTTCGGCATTCTGTTCCCCGCGGGGGTGGCGGACGCCTATCCGCTTTGGCATTACCAAAGCATCCAGACGGTGCTGCTGCACAGCCTGCTGATCTTTGTGCCGCTGGCCTTGATCACCACGGGGACGTTTAGGCCCGACGTGCGGCGCTTCCCCAGGGTGCTGTGCATCTTCTTGTGCGTGGCGCTGGCCGCGGCGCTGGTGGACTTTGGCTTTGGGCAGAACTATATGTTCCTCAACCTGCCGCCGGAGGGCACGCCCCTTGTGTGGATTTATAACACGCTGGGCCGCCCCGCCTACCTGCTGACCACTTTCCTGCTGCTGGCGGGCATGAGCATCGCGATGTACATCCCCTTCTGGCCCAAAGCGCGCGGCGTGGCGGCGCAGGAGGAAGGCGCGCAGGAGGGCCGCGCCGTCAACCGCCGCTGA
- a CDS encoding helix-turn-helix transcriptional regulator — protein MDYVDKLTAYRLDHDLTQTDIARLLYRSQKTISCYERRRLSYRVEDIIALCRFYHISADDLFGLRERTPDSPKKR, from the coding sequence ATGGATTATGTTGATAAGCTCACCGCTTACCGCCTGGATCATGACCTGACGCAAACGGATATTGCAAGGCTCCTGTACCGGAGCCAAAAGACGATTTCCTGCTATGAACGGCGCAGGCTTTCCTACCGCGTGGAGGACATCATCGCACTGTGCAGATTTTACCATATATCCGCCGATGATCTCTTTGGTCTGCGCGAGCGCACGCCCGATTCGCCAAAAAAGCGTTGA
- a CDS encoding metallophosphoesterase has protein sequence MIAWIAQHPYITTGIALLVVLLFGAWFYYGNNALQVTHHHLATGRARGVRLVHLSDLHEKSFGRDNVRLRALVAAQRPDLIVFTGDLVNRSSRHAARAAQLLIDLARIAPVYFVPGNHEHGAGCLPALCRTLARGGVHVLRNRMETLRVGESRVSLLGLDGPDAYPARVARAFAALSSQRGLRIVLAHRPELFAHKKGAHYCQHDFDLMCSGHAHGGQVILPFVGGVIAPGQGLFPQYCRGLYHKDGRSLLVSRGLGNHVLVPRIFNRPEVGVLEIDMAT, from the coding sequence ATGATTGCCTGGATTGCACAGCACCCATACATCACCACCGGCATCGCGCTGCTGGTGGTGCTTTTGTTTGGCGCGTGGTTCTATTACGGTAACAACGCCCTGCAGGTGACGCATCACCATCTGGCGACCGGACGTGCGCGCGGGGTGCGCCTGGTGCACTTGAGCGACCTGCATGAGAAGTCCTTTGGCAGGGACAACGTAAGGCTGCGCGCGCTGGTGGCCGCGCAGCGGCCCGACCTGATCGTCTTTACGGGCGATCTGGTCAACCGCAGCAGCCGGCATGCGGCGCGCGCGGCACAGCTTTTGATCGACCTTGCGCGCATCGCGCCCGTCTACTTTGTGCCCGGCAACCACGAGCACGGCGCGGGCTGCTTGCCCGCGCTCTGCCGCACGCTTGCGCGGGGCGGCGTGCACGTACTGCGCAACCGGATGGAGACGCTGCGCGTGGGCGAAAGCCGGGTCTCTCTGCTGGGCCTGGACGGGCCGGACGCCTACCCCGCGCGCGTGGCGCGCGCCTTTGCCGCGCTCTCTTCCCAGCGCGGCCTGCGCATCGTGCTGGCCCACCGGCCCGAGCTGTTTGCGCACAAAAAAGGCGCCCACTACTGCCAGCACGATTTTGACCTGATGTGCAGCGGGCATGCCCACGGCGGCCAGGTCATCCTGCCCTTTGTGGGGGGCGTGATCGCGCCCGGGCAGGGGCTCTTCCCCCAATACTGCCGCGGGCTCTACCACAAGGACGGGCGCAGCCTGCTCGTCAGCCGCGGGCTGGGCAACCACGTGCTTGTCCCCCGCATCTTCAACCGGCCCGAGGTGGGCGTGCTGGAGATAGACATGGCCACATGA
- a CDS encoding anaerobic ribonucleoside triphosphate reductase, producing the protein MFQSIVKRDGRVANYHIDKIARAIAKAMAAGGRKDAGESMRLAGIVEAKLAEKFGDAAPGVEDVQDVVEMVLMEQGYPFVAKKYIVYRAERTKAREMNTRLMRIYDELTNADAHASDIKRDNANVDGDTAMGVMLKYGSEGAKDYYEKCILTSQQSKAHASGDIHIHDFDFYTLTTTCCQIDLLKLFRGGFSTGHGFLREPNDIQSYAALACIAIQSNQNDQHGGQSVPNFDYGLAPGVAKTYKKRYAENLCKALSLLYGGEQCALEAVQAALADIEAKTGARPTLAMEDAFNQAEAAWLAGLVPDAQVRQQAHKFATQCALRETEKATYQAMEALVHNLNTMHSRAGAQTPFSSINYGTDTSPEGRMVIRNILLATEAGLGMGETPIFPIHIFKVKEGVNYNPGDPNYDLFHLACRVSAKRLFPNFSFLDAPYNLQYYRPGHPETEIAYMGCRTRVMGNVYDPAQQVTFGRGNLSFTSINLPRIAINAKGNIEWFFEELERKMDLVTKQLLDRFRIQAAKKVRNYPFLMGQGVWIGSEKLDIDDEVGEVLKNGTLSVGFIGLAEALVALTGKHHGQSPEARNLGLEIVGFMRDYLDRLSQEKQLNFTLLATPAEGLSGRFVRLDRARFGSIPGVTDREYYTNSFHVPVYYDISAFDKIQIEAPYHALTNAGHITYVELDGDTATNIEAFERVVRAMKEAGVGYGSINHPVDRDPVCGYSGIIGETCPKCGRKEGEGGVGFERIRRITGYLVGTLDRFNDAKRAEERDRVKHHV; encoded by the coding sequence ATGTTTCAGAGCATTGTAAAGCGGGACGGACGCGTAGCAAATTACCATATTGATAAGATCGCGCGCGCCATCGCCAAGGCCATGGCGGCGGGCGGGCGCAAGGACGCGGGCGAGAGCATGCGCCTTGCGGGCATAGTGGAGGCCAAGCTGGCGGAGAAGTTCGGCGATGCGGCCCCAGGCGTGGAGGATGTGCAGGACGTGGTGGAGATGGTGCTGATGGAGCAGGGTTATCCGTTTGTGGCCAAAAAGTATATCGTGTACCGCGCCGAGCGCACCAAAGCGCGCGAGATGAACACCCGCCTGATGCGCATCTACGATGAATTGACCAACGCGGACGCGCACGCCAGCGATATCAAGCGCGACAACGCCAACGTGGACGGCGATACGGCCATGGGCGTGATGCTCAAGTACGGCTCGGAGGGGGCCAAGGATTACTACGAAAAATGCATCCTTACCTCCCAGCAAAGCAAGGCACACGCATCGGGGGACATCCATATCCACGACTTCGACTTCTATACCCTGACGACCACCTGCTGCCAGATCGATCTGCTCAAACTATTCCGCGGCGGCTTTTCCACGGGCCACGGTTTCCTGCGCGAGCCCAACGATATCCAGAGCTACGCGGCGCTGGCCTGCATCGCCATCCAGTCCAACCAGAACGACCAGCACGGCGGCCAGAGCGTCCCCAATTTTGACTATGGCCTGGCGCCGGGCGTGGCCAAAACGTACAAAAAGCGTTACGCGGAGAACCTCTGTAAGGCGCTCAGCCTGCTTTACGGCGGGGAGCAATGCGCGCTTGAAGCGGTGCAGGCGGCGCTTGCGGACATCGAAGCCAAAACGGGCGCGCGCCCCACGCTTGCCATGGAGGACGCCTTCAACCAGGCGGAGGCAGCCTGGCTTGCGGGGCTTGTGCCCGATGCGCAGGTGCGCCAACAGGCGCACAAGTTCGCCACGCAATGCGCGCTGCGCGAGACGGAGAAGGCCACCTACCAGGCCATGGAGGCGCTGGTGCACAACCTCAACACCATGCACAGCCGCGCGGGGGCGCAGACCCCCTTTTCCTCCATCAACTACGGCACCGATACAAGCCCCGAGGGCCGCATGGTGATCCGCAACATCCTGCTGGCCACCGAGGCGGGGCTGGGCATGGGCGAGACGCCCATCTTCCCCATCCACATCTTCAAGGTCAAGGAGGGGGTCAATTATAACCCGGGCGACCCTAACTACGACCTGTTCCATCTGGCCTGCCGGGTGAGCGCCAAGCGCCTGTTTCCCAACTTCTCGTTTCTGGACGCGCCCTACAACCTGCAGTACTACCGCCCGGGCCATCCCGAGACGGAGATTGCCTACATGGGCTGCCGCACCCGCGTGATGGGCAATGTGTACGACCCTGCGCAGCAGGTCACCTTCGGGCGGGGGAACTTGAGCTTTACCTCCATCAACCTGCCGCGCATCGCCATCAACGCAAAAGGCAATATCGAATGGTTTTTCGAGGAACTGGAGCGCAAGATGGACCTGGTCACCAAGCAGCTGCTGGATCGCTTCCGCATCCAGGCGGCCAAAAAGGTGCGCAACTATCCCTTCCTGATGGGGCAGGGGGTGTGGATCGGCTCTGAAAAGCTGGATATCGATGACGAGGTGGGCGAGGTGCTCAAAAACGGCACCCTCTCGGTGGGATTCATCGGCCTTGCCGAGGCGCTGGTGGCGCTGACAGGAAAGCACCACGGCCAGTCTCCAGAGGCGCGCAATTTGGGGCTTGAGATCGTGGGCTTCATGCGCGATTATCTCGACCGCCTCAGCCAGGAAAAACAGCTGAACTTTACGCTGCTGGCCACGCCGGCCGAGGGGCTCTCCGGCCGCTTTGTGCGGCTGGACCGCGCCAGGTTCGGCAGCATCCCTGGCGTGACCGATAGGGAATATTACACCAACAGCTTTCACGTGCCGGTCTATTATGATATTTCCGCGTTTGACAAGATCCAGATCGAGGCGCCCTACCACGCGTTGACCAACGCGGGGCACATCACCTACGTGGAGCTGGACGGCGATACCGCCACCAACATCGAGGCCTTTGAGCGGGTGGTGCGCGCCATGAAGGAGGCGGGCGTGGGCTACGGCTCCATCAACCATCCGGTGGACCGCGACCCCGTGTGCGGCTACAGCGGCATCATTGGGGAGACCTGCCCCAAGTGCGGCCGCAAAGAGGGGGAGGGCGGCGTGGGCTTTGAGCGCATCCGCCGCATTACCGGCTATTTGGTGGGCACCCTGGACCGGTTCAACGATGCCAAGCGCGCCGAGGAGCGCGACCGGGTGAAGCACCATGTGTGA
- a CDS encoding ectonucleotide pyrophosphatase/phosphodiesterase produces MNRHLVVMSVDAMVYEDFDVMRGLPHFAPFFTEGARVNRVRSCYPALTHPIHASIVTGCWPVRTGICNNEIFTPGDPAPDWYNNLSDIQVPTIFHAAHAAGYTSACSRWPVTSLAGDVIDYLVPEVLREEADVAAPLLRQGSGPIMADIVAPNLHRLNGNKRPNYDAFANACAADILRKYRPNLLFTHPGQVDTTRHRYGVFSDKVPEALALVDSWLGALMQAARDAGIYEQTDFVVLSDHGQLDIVRTLCPNVLFADAGLITLDAQGGVAHWEAYMQSAALSGQVFLRDPGDAQLCQRVYALLRRWCDEGIYGMSQVLTAEEAREEYHLAGGFSFVVETDGYTSFGNDWRRPLVRPLDASDYKYGHATHGHMPEKGPQPPLLCMGPHFAPGAVLETADIVDEAPTFARALGLQMPSADGKALEALLR; encoded by the coding sequence ATGAACAGACATTTGGTTGTGATGTCCGTGGACGCCATGGTGTACGAGGACTTTGACGTGATGCGCGGCCTGCCCCACTTTGCGCCGTTTTTTACCGAGGGCGCGCGCGTCAACCGGGTACGCAGCTGCTATCCCGCGCTCACCCATCCCATCCACGCCAGCATCGTGACGGGTTGCTGGCCGGTGCGCACCGGCATCTGCAACAATGAGATCTTCACCCCGGGCGATCCCGCGCCCGATTGGTACAACAACCTGTCCGATATTCAGGTGCCCACCATCTTTCACGCGGCGCACGCGGCGGGCTACACCAGCGCGTGCAGCCGCTGGCCGGTGACCAGCCTTGCGGGGGATGTGATCGATTACCTGGTGCCTGAGGTGCTGCGCGAGGAGGCGGACGTGGCCGCCCCGTTGTTGCGCCAGGGCAGCGGGCCCATCATGGCAGATATCGTGGCGCCCAATCTGCACCGCCTAAACGGCAACAAGCGCCCCAACTACGACGCCTTTGCCAACGCATGCGCGGCGGATATCCTGCGCAAGTACCGGCCCAACCTGCTCTTTACCCACCCTGGGCAGGTGGATACCACGCGCCACCGCTACGGGGTGTTCAGCGACAAGGTGCCCGAGGCGCTGGCGCTGGTGGACAGCTGGCTGGGCGCGCTGATGCAGGCGGCGCGCGATGCGGGCATCTACGAGCAGACGGACTTTGTGGTGCTCTCCGACCACGGGCAGCTGGACATTGTGCGGACGCTCTGCCCCAACGTGCTGTTTGCCGATGCGGGGCTGATCACGCTGGACGCGCAGGGAGGTGTCGCGCACTGGGAGGCGTATATGCAGTCCGCCGCGCTGTCGGGACAGGTGTTTTTGCGCGATCCTGGGGATGCGCAGCTCTGCCAGCGGGTGTACGCGCTACTGCGGCGCTGGTGTGACGAGGGCATCTACGGCATGAGCCAGGTGCTCACCGCAGAGGAGGCGCGGGAAGAATACCACCTGGCGGGCGGGTTCTCGTTTGTGGTGGAGACGGATGGCTACACCTCCTTTGGCAACGACTGGCGGCGGCCGCTGGTGCGCCCGCTGGACGCAAGCGACTATAAGTACGGCCATGCCACGCACGGGCATATGCCCGAAAAAGGGCCGCAGCCCCCGCTGCTGTGCATGGGCCCGCATTTTGCCCCAGGCGCGGTGCTGGAGACAGCGGATATCGTGGACGAGGCGCCCACCTTTGCCCGCGCGCTGGGCCTGCAGATGCCCAGTGCGGACGGCAAGGCGCTGGAGGCGCTGCTGCGCTGA